TCGATGGTTTTGTCTTCTCCGTCATCACCAATCCGGTGAGCCTCGATCAGCTGAAGTTTGGGTAACTCGCTGTCGTCTAACACGCGGTGAATGAAGATTTCACCATCGGTATCCAGCGCCCGGCACGCAAGGTGCTGGCATTCGGAAAAACTGAAACGCCCCGTGATGTCGGCACGGCGTGCCCATCGCTGGAAATATTCTTCTGCCGCCCGGTTCCACTCCTGATCCGGAGTAAGGGCCTGGGGACGGATACCATCACCCACCGCGTAGAGGGCCATGTTGCCGACCAATTCTCGGAAGAACCCCGAGTTCTTCACCAGGTAGCGTGAGCGTCGGACCAGCTCGCTACGCACGGATGCGGTGAGGTCAAACTTGGCATCCTGTGGCGCTGCGCCCGGGATGCTTCCCCGGCGCGACGAAGTGTTGGCGGCCTCGTATGGGCCGGTGCCAAAGAGCAGGCGAACCGCGATGCGTTGAAGGATATTCATTTCGGGAGGTGGCCGGAGATGAAGGAAACCGAAGCCTGGCCGGACGGTCTTCCATAGGTGTCGGGGTCAAGGACCCGCAGCGCGTGGGCGCATTCGGCAAGCACCTCGTCGACGGGCATGGTGAACTGCTTTCCGGCTGACGTTCCTGAATCGCTCCAGTTCATGAGCGTCTTGCCTTCAAGCAAAAGCTCCTTCGCCCTCGCTTGAACCGCGAGGACCTCGACAAGAGTGAATCCGGTTACAAACAATCCGCGGGCCATGTGATTACGCCCCGTGTCAAGCGACGGTCTTTCCGTCCTTCACCCGCTGGCGTGCCTCTGCCAGAGTGATCGCCATATCGAGCTGCAGGTGTGCTTTGTCCACGAACCGCTTCCAGGTTCCACCCCATTCAAGGCCGATTTCTTTACCGATCTTTCCGCACCGGTCCATGAGCGGACTGTCCCATTGGGGTTGGCCTTGCTCGTCAAAGACAACAAAATCCCACGCCACCCCGAAATTGTGCCACGAGTAGCCGGGTCGTGCATTGGTGACCTTCTTCCCAGGCTCGGTGCGTCCCTTGGCGTAGAGCGCGGCCTGTTCCTCATAGCTCCGGGTGCCGCAGATGATTTTCACATAGATTCCGGCTTCCTGGCACATCCGTAGCCATTCACGAGCCTTGCGCTGGGCATTTGGCGCGAGGGTGGCAAGGTTCTTTTCAGAGCGTGAGTCGAACTCGGTGGGAACCGGATTGGGGGTTGGTTTCGGGGTGCCAATGCCCAACTGTTCCATGACGGCCCTTGCCGTGATCGGCCCGGGGATTCCATCCGCTTCTACTCCAACGAAGGACTGGATTTTTTTCCAGATCGTCTTGCTCATGACCGGGTGGATGCGTCAACTGCGGCTCACTTGGTTGGACGAGGCTCAATCACGACTTCAATCCTGCCATCGGGCGTCACTCGGATTTCACCCTGTTCGGTGACGATGGTTCCACTAACCGGGGGCGAGGTGGTGCAGGACGTAAGAAAGGTGGCAATACCGAGCAGAAGAATGGAGTGCTTCATGATGCCCCGGCTTCGTCGTCAACCGACGCTGTCTCCCTGACCGACTCGCGGCCGACGATCTTGAGCATAGTCGCTGCGGCGGCCTGCATCGCCTCACAATCGAAGTAGTGGTTCGGCCTGCTGCCTATTTGCTTCCACATCCATTGGCCACGTTCCTTGATCCGTTGTTCGCTCTCCATCTGTGCGAGGAACTCGTCGTCGATGTCATCGGGCACCTCCCACGTCGGCCCCTGTGCTGGATCTTGGTTTCGGCGCAGGCGGGCGAGTGTGTCTTTGATGTTTAGGTTGCTCCAATAATGGACGTGGCAATGCTGCCGGTGGGACAAGACGACTCTACGGCGAGGAGAGTAGAAGCGCTGGATTCGTTTTCCGTCCCGACTTTTGTGAGCATAGACTGGGCGGCGATCACCAATCAGCGCGACCCATCCGCGTTTGGCGCACTCCCGGTATACGTCATAGGTCGCATACCCAGCATCGAGGAACACAAGACTCGGGTGGATGTCGAAGCGCTCCTGGAGGATGTCGATGTCGGTGAAAGTGAGAATCCTTTCGTTCCAGACCAGTCGGGATGATCCGTCTTCGGACCATGACCGCACAACGGCAAAGAGGTGGTCCAACTGGCAGTCCACCGTGAGAACGCGCAGCGGGATCAGTCCTTTGCGTTCGGGTAGAGGAGCGGCCAGCACGCCTCCGGTTCGTGGGTCAATGGCACCTTCTTCCTCCCAGCTCTCGCCTCGCTTGTAGCCGGATTTGACGATCTCCAGCTTGTAGTCTTCGACGTATTCACGCCACGGCAATCCGAGCCGTTTCTGGTAAAACTGTTGAAGCAAGGTCACGTCACCCTTCCGGGCTGCCGCTTTTGCCCTGAGGTAGAGTTCGGCCAAGGCTCCCCAGCTCATCGCGCACAAGGCGTTCCAGTGGAAACCGACGTTCTCAGCAGACGCTTTCGGGTTCTTTTTGATAAACTTCCCGAACGCATTGAGTTCCCGGCGAGTGCGCTCGGAGTCGTTGAAGTAGTGGTTGCACGACTCGCACCGCATCGAGGTGGTTCGCCGAACCTCGTCAAAATCCCATTCCCCAAAATCATCCTTGGCCGACTTGCTCCACTCGACGTTTTCCCAT
The sequence above is drawn from the Akkermansiaceae bacterium genome and encodes:
- a CDS encoding M15 family metallopeptidase, encoding MEQLGIGTPKPTPNPVPTEFDSRSEKNLATLAPNAQRKAREWLRMCQEAGIYVKIICGTRSYEEQAALYAKGRTEPGKKVTNARPGYSWHNFGVAWDFVVFDEQGQPQWDSPLMDRCGKIGKEIGLEWGGTWKRFVDKAHLQLDMAITLAEARQRVKDGKTVA
- a CDS encoding phage terminase large subunit family protein; protein product: MKVLHDIWREAWQPPDRRPPWEWCEEHINGIPYSPNPGRFRSENSPWIREVMEAVVDPRIRLVSIIASVQSSKTTAPELTLCYIISNLPGPALWLDQTDEDARDYSEARLQKLFDQCEPVARLMPTGIHRHKRKNNAIHFNNGMVLWILGAHNKTNLQRRSIRWLVGDETWRWPEGHMAEAEARVTAFGWLGKCIFMSQGGEEDDDTHRKFLTTDQREWTFACPKCHHRQPFKWENVEWSKSAKDDFGEWDFDEVRRTTSMRCESCNHYFNDSERTRRELNAFGKFIKKNPKASAENVGFHWNALCAMSWGALAELYLRAKAAARKGDVTLLQQFYQKRLGLPWREYVEDYKLEIVKSGYKRGESWEEEGAIDPRTGGVLAAPLPERKGLIPLRVLTVDCQLDHLFAVVRSWSEDGSSRLVWNERILTFTDIDILQERFDIHPSLVFLDAGYATYDVYRECAKRGWVALIGDRRPVYAHKSRDGKRIQRFYSPRRRVVLSHRQHCHVHYWSNLNIKDTLARLRRNQDPAQGPTWEVPDDIDDEFLAQMESEQRIKERGQWMWKQIGSRPNHYFDCEAMQAAAATMLKIVGRESVRETASVDDEAGAS